The sequence below is a genomic window from Sorangiineae bacterium MSr12523.
GGTACCGGTTGCGTCGCTGGCAATGCCGGTGGTGGCGTGCTCTGGGCCCTGGCAATGGCCTCTGCCAGCACCGAGGGCGCGACGGGCGCCGTGGGCAACTCCGAGTGGGCCGGGCCCGGCTCCGTGCGCTCGTTGATGGTGCGCATGATGGTGCTCGCCAGAGTGTCCGGCTCGCCGAAGATCGACGCCATGTACCCATCGAGCGAGCGCGGATGCGAGCCCGCGTCGAGCTCACGCAACCGCGCTTTGAGCGCGGCCGCCAAATCCGCCGCCGTCGAGAACCGATGGTCCGGATCGCGCGCCATCGCACGCAGTGCCGTCCACGCGAGCGGCTCGGAAATTCCGCGCGCAATCTCCTGCGGCGGTGCGGGGCGACCCTCCAGCGCTCGCGCCAGTACATCGGCGTGGGTGGCGCCGGTATAAGGCCGATACCCGGTGAGAGACTCGTAGAGAACCACGCCCAGCGCATACAAATCGCTGCGATGGTCCACCATGCCCGTGCTCTGAATCTGTTCGGGCGCCATGTACCATGGCTTGCCGATGACCAGGTTGTTCCGGTTTGCGGCGCGCGTGATCCCGAAGTCAACGAGCTTCACCGAGCCGTTGAAGCCCACCATGATGTTTTCCGGGCTGACGTCCCCGTGTACCAGGCCGAGGTGCCACCCGTCGGCATCGGCGTAACTATGCAGGTACTCGAGGGCCGAGCAGACCTCGAGGAGCACGCGCAGCAGAAACCACGTGTCCATGCGGCGCTGCTGCTCCCGGCATTGCTGCGCGATTTGCCTCAACGTGCGGCCGTGCACGAACTCCATGGCGATGTAGGCCTGCCCGTCGAGCACCCCCACATCCATGACTTTCGCAATGTTCTCGTGCTGCAGCTCGGCGGCGACGCGACCTTCATCCACGAACAGGGACATGAGCTCGCTGGAGGCGGCAAGCTCCGGGCGCATGGTTTTCAGCACGCCGCGCTGGGATCCCGCGACGGTCTCGACAAACCAAACGTCGGCCATACCACCTGATGCGAGTTTCGACAGCACACGATACGGACCGAAGCGTTCGCCCTCGAAAGCGGCGTGTGATGCGCTCATCCGCGCTTGTCTCCTGTTCTCAGCCCCCTGGGTGGCTAAGCTTTTCTTCATGTGAATGGAAAGCCCCGTCCGCCGCGACGTTGCGCGACTGTACGATTGCGGCGCGTCGGGCGAACAGGCGTCGCGGACAGATCCGCGGAGAGCCCTGACGGCACATAGCAAGATACGAATCGATTCCGTCTTACTCAAGACCATGTGCACGCTCGCGATGAAGATTTGGCGGACCTTTCGGCTACACGTCTCCCGCGGACGTACCTTCGTATCTCTATTTTCGTCTCATCCAGAATGACGGCGGCTTCTGTGGCGTTAATGCTCTTTTCCCCGTCAATTCGACGACGAGTGCGATGTCTATCGCGTTATGAAAATAGGAGATAAATCCAGTTACCAGCTGGGCCACCCTTTAAGTTTCCGGTCGGGCCTGCGTTTCCGACCGAGACTTCGCGCAAGTCGAGCAGCGGCAGCGGGACAATCCCGGCGAGGCCGGCGCCCTTGCCCGTTGCTTGGGCGTTCGTCGCCAGGCGTTTGGCGAGTCATTCCGATAGAATCGGACATCGCGCCGGCCCCGCCGGATCGTCACGCTGCCGCACCTTGAGTGATGCCAAATCTCGAGACTCGCACGTTGTTCCAGCCGATAACCCTCGGTGTTAGAAGAAGCACGAGGCGGGCGGGAGTGCGTGGTAGGCCGACATTCCATGCAAGCCGTACCGAATCACGGCATAGTGCCGCCATGGCCATTCAGGGCAGCTGCGATCCCAAGTTCGAAAAAATTCGTGACGCGTTCGCCCTCAACTTCGAACGCGGGCTGGAACCTGGAGGTGCCGCTGTCTCGGTGACTGTCCATGGGCGTCCCGTGGTCGATCTTCATGGCGGCTTCGTGGATCGCGGCCACACCCAGCCTTGGCAGAAAGATACATTGATCAACCTTGCTTCGACGACAAAAGGCATCCTTGCCATCTGTGTGCTGCATCTCGTCGATCGAGGAGTCATCGAATTCGACGCGCCGGTCGCCCGCTATTGGCCGGAGTTCGCGCGCGCAGGCAAAGAAGGCATTACCGTGCGCGACGTGCTTTCCCATCGCGCAGGGCTGCCTGCGGTGCGTCCTCGGCTCTCGCCGGAGGCGCTTTACGACTGGACGGCGATGACCGCGGCGTTGGCCGCGGAGGAGCCATGGTGGCCGCCTGGGACGCAGCACGGTTACCATGCGATGACCATTGGGTGGCTCGCGGGCGAGCTCGTACGGCGTGTGACCGGACGGACCGTAGGGCAATATTTGCGGGAGGAACTCGCGTCGCCACTCGGGCTCGATCTGCATATCGGTCTGGGTCCGCGTGAGGAGGCGCGCACCGCCGACGTGCGCACGACGCGGCCCGAGCCCGGGCGAACGGCCTTCGTTCAAACCGTGATGAACGAGCCTGACTCAATGTCAGGATGGGCATTTCTCAATCCCGTTTTATGCTTGACGCCGCAAGTTCTCAATTCGCATGCATGGCGTGCAGCCGAGTTGCCATTTGCCAATGCCCACGGCACCGCATCGTCACTTGCGCACCTCTTTGGTGCGCTCGCGCACCATGCACGTGGGCATGAAAAGGTTCTCTCGGCGTCGATTGTGGATGCTGCGCGCACCGAGCACGCGTTCGGCTACGATCCGGTGTTGCGCGAGGCTACGCGCTACGGCATCGGCTTCATGCTTCCGCACGAGGGCTTCGCCTGCAGCCCCAACCCTCGCGCCTTCGGCAATCCGGGCGCCGGCGGCTTTCTCGCGTTTGCCGATCCCGAGGCCTCGCTTGGGTTTGCATACGTAACGAGCAAAATGAGCGTTCACACCTTACTCGACCCCCGCGCCGCCCGCCTCAGCGAGGCAACCTATGCGTGTCTCTAGGAAAGATTGAACAGGGAGGGGGGGAGGCGGGGAGGGAAACAACGCAAACCCCACCGCGTGCCAAGGCTTTTTTAGGTTTTCAGTTGGCTTCCGCCTCCCCCCCTCCCTGTTCAATCTTCTGGTTAGGGAGCTGGGGGGATGCGCACGGTGAGGGTGCGGGTGTGGC
It includes:
- a CDS encoding protein kinase; protein product: MSASHAAFEGERFGPYRVLSKLASGGMADVWFVETVAGSQRGVLKTMRPELAASSELMSLFVDEGRVAAELQHENIAKVMDVGVLDGQAYIAMEFVHGRTLRQIAQQCREQQRRMDTWFLLRVLLEVCSALEYLHSYADADGWHLGLVHGDVSPENIMVGFNGSVKLVDFGITRAANRNNLVIGKPWYMAPEQIQSTGMVDHRSDLYALGVVLYESLTGYRPYTGATHADVLARALEGRPAPPQEIARGISEPLAWTALRAMARDPDHRFSTAADLAAALKARLRELDAGSHPRSLDGYMASIFGEPDTLASTIMRTINERTEPGPAHSELPTAPVAPSVLAEAIARAQSTPPPALPATQPVPAPTMPSDRPPVERSGEFPAQRMHVGADIFARAPRRELAPVFGGAAIARSSPMGGRARSVQESEAAKLFEEGLALLSAKDFSGAQEAWKRAIELDPRERRYQINLKRLQERFRDGDQ
- a CDS encoding beta-lactamase family protein; protein product: MAIQGSCDPKFEKIRDAFALNFERGLEPGGAAVSVTVHGRPVVDLHGGFVDRGHTQPWQKDTLINLASTTKGILAICVLHLVDRGVIEFDAPVARYWPEFARAGKEGITVRDVLSHRAGLPAVRPRLSPEALYDWTAMTAALAAEEPWWPPGTQHGYHAMTIGWLAGELVRRVTGRTVGQYLREELASPLGLDLHIGLGPREEARTADVRTTRPEPGRTAFVQTVMNEPDSMSGWAFLNPVLCLTPQVLNSHAWRAAELPFANAHGTASSLAHLFGALAHHARGHEKVLSASIVDAARTEHAFGYDPVLREATRYGIGFMLPHEGFACSPNPRAFGNPGAGGFLAFADPEASLGFAYVTSKMSVHTLLDPRAARLSEATYACL